The following nucleotide sequence is from Myripristis murdjan chromosome 22, fMyrMur1.1, whole genome shotgun sequence.
GGTGGTGGACAAGGCTATCGTTACATTAGCTTGCCTGTCCCAAAGCTATGTTAGCTCTGGTTCTGAGTAGTTCCAGTGCTGAACAGCTACACACCCATTTTCAGCGCTTCCTTGTTATGATAGCTATAGACAACAAGGCCAAaaactaaacacattttcagcatATATATCTTAGAGTAACATTTAGCGAGCTGGCAGATGTGCTACCGTTGAATTCTAGGGGAAATTACAAATACACATAACCCAGCATCACAAATCACAGCCTAGCTGTCTTTCATTGTTAGCTTTGTGTATCATCTATATTAGCCTATttagctggctaacgttagctaaaggGCAAAAACGGCTCGGTGTTACCTACCACAGCAACACGGCCTCAAATCCTCCACCTTCGCTCACTCACGCTGTATACATTTATTAAACATCCAAAACGCCCCAGCTACACCGAAGACACCCACTGgggaaacaatgaaaacaaatgttgcTTGGGACGAGAGTGCTACAGCAGCTTcccgttagctagctagcttccCGTACGGCTAGCTGGATAGTCCAACTACGCTAGCTGCATTGATTAAAGCCCATCAGCTGAGCTGCCTCGACTTCGTTCCGTatccatagaaaccactgcacaTACCCATAGTTACGACATCTGGGAGAGTTTGCTTCCTTAGTTACCACATTTATACGAACACTATCCAGGACGCCGTTGTTAGTAAGTTGTTTTGTCTAGCATTTCTCCAAAGCGTTTGAAAATATAAGTATTTCTGGATACCGCTAACGTTACTACTAACGTTAGGTCACGCTATGAAAATTACCAAAGGTAGTTTGGATGACATTTCCCTACCTGCGTCTTGCACGAAAACCAGTAGCCCTGTATTCAGTGTGCCATTTTCTCATGTTGACAGAAGTTTTCCCACTCAACCACAGTCCGCTGTTGCTTTGACTAGTGATACTACTGATATGCAGGTAGGTTTGATGGAAGGAGAGTAAATTAAATATTGGCTATATTATCAATAGAAAACTTCTGATCATTGCATGATAACACGCTGAAACAACCCCTATTAGGACCACAGTAGCTCAGAAGAAAAGATGAAGAACTCATCTGGCAGAGGTCCAGACAAAGGTGAGTGTGCTGTCCATGAAGCAGTGAGGCTGAGGTCAGAGTGGAGGGCATGATCTCATTGCCAGCACACATTAATTTTTCTTGATAGGACAGTCCCAGTGTAGTAACTATATATCTGTCATGGAATTTGTGTACACTTTTAAGATCAGGACCATGTAGATGccagtgatgaagaggatgaagactCCAAACTGCAGAAGGCTCTTGATGAAATTAGAAGACTTGATGAAATCCTCTCTGCAATGATGAGCAGAGAAAAAGAAGTGAAGCGTCAAGGGAAGGAGCTTAGAGAGAAAATGTGGCAAGAATTACAGGTATGCAGCACAATAGTTATTAGTTATTTAACTGCATTGCTGATGCACCAGAGCAGAGATTGTttggacagaaaaagacaaaaggtgGTGTCTCTATCACTTGGCATACTCAAAATGTAACACCACACTTCATGAAACTGTCTGCAGCAGAATGACCCTAAACTGGGCTCTCAAAGTGCACACGaagctgcaaacacaagacTGTTTTTGGCTCTTGAAGTACGCAGTGGTAAGCATAAGCCATGCTATATTTTTGCAACATTGTGACAAAGCTTGTTGTCATATCCAGTCAGTGAggcatttgaaaaatgtttttccactCCAAGGACTCAAAGAGGAAGCTGACGTTGAGCCTGTGTTTGAAACCGAGCTGCTTGACCAAGAGTATGACATCggacacacagagcaaagtgagtttgtgcaaagaaaaaaaaaaaaaaaaaaaaaatcacagaaaatgaaacatgcTTTTTTGGTAATAGATTTCACTGTCATGGGTTATTGCCTAAATTGTACACTTGATGGCGCCCCAACCTCAGGAAACTCAgtgctcctgcttttgtagttGCCGatagatgcagacagacagtaatGCATTAACTCAGACTTTACTGTGGTATTCTGTATGTGGACTCATCACAGCTTTCCCATCATGCACATTTTCCTGATGAAGATCTGGTGCTGTTTTATGCTACTGATCCAACAAAATGAGAACGAGcaacagccacagagcagcaccTCTGGACCAGGGAAGATCCAGAGTACAAAGACAGTGCTGACTGCCACAGAAGCTTGAACCTTGGCCTGTGGACTGATAGTCTTTCTGCTTACTATTCTAGCCTCCTGGCCTAGCTTCAGAATGAGATCATTATTACAAATCCCTCATATAGTTATATAACTATATGATATAATGTATAAACTCATACTTGAAGAATGACTCTCCAAATAATTTGTGTGATTGTTGTCAGTGTTGGCTAAAGGTCATTACATGTTTCAGTTATGTACCAGAATCTTATCCAATACTGAAATTCAATATGTACATGTAGGGGATTTCAATTTATGGCAGTATATCACAGTATATGCCCATATTAAATATCGATATAAGAAATGCACTCAattttggcacattttcacATATGGACATATACGTCAAAGATGTAAGATGAATACAGTCACCAGCCACCACTATTATATACATATGTTGAGCAGGGATATGTACACGTATTGTATGTGATAGTATAAGGACATCGTGTCTCATATATGCACGCATACATGACAACATTTCTCTGGTTTAGGGGCAAATATGTTCATATATTAGAGTTCTATATGCCTTGTCTATCAGGTGACACCCAGCTGGATGGCACAACAGAGTTATTTGAAGTGGACCATGAAGATACAGTGCAAGACCAATCTGAGGGCAACGACTGCAGGGCTTCCAAGGCCacgaaaaaacacacaaaaaactttGTGAACAAAATATAGAGGTATGTCAAAGTTCATGTCGGGCCAAGGGCGTTGTCTGGATATATCCCATCTCTCCGAGCAAGTCTCGCAactatttgtttttcctgtgagggTCGTATTTATCTGTCTCCTGTGTAAGGCTAAGACAGGTTTAAGCCTGCTGGGGTGCCATTAAAAGGAACAGCAATGTGATGTGAATGGCAATTTTCAATGTCTTTTCCTCTCAATGTTGTGTAACGTAATAGCTGGTGAGCAGCAAGGGAGGCCAAATGCTTATGACCCAGGCAGAGAAGGAGCGTCTTGCCATGCTCCTCAGAGAcgtagaggaagaagaagacggCAGTGCCAGAGATGCAGACGACGAGGTAAGTTGACATGGAGTCCTAATGGGCAACATATGGTGGTGGATGAGTTTCTCCCATCTTCAAGAGCCTTAATACTTCCCCTGTATATCCAGAGGTCTTATTTGGAGTTGTGTTAAAGCACATGATCCCATCCACTGGTTGTTCCCCTGCTTGCTCCTGATAGCAACATGTAGCTCTGAGATTTTGTACATAtgatattaattattttatacgGCTTAACTACAAAGAAGCTATTGTTTCCATAGTGCAGTATTTAGTCACGGTATTTGAATACCATCTAGAcatttagtttgtttttctctgatcATTCACTCACTGTTGGAATCAGTTTGAAGATTTAATGCGATTGGTCTGTTGAATGACGTTATTAAATTTGAAGAGGTCCGGATAATTCAGCTGCACGTTGGCCCACAGAACAACACATGGAATTACATTGGTGAGACAGTCATGTTTTGATGACCACTTGGAAGCAGAGACAGGCTCTGGGCATAAGATTCCTCAGAGAGGTCCAGATTGTGAACCAGATGTCAAGTGCCGCATACCCAGTACACATGAAATGTCGCATGTTATGGATCCATTTTATTAATCAGTTAATAACGTTTTTGTAACTTCTCTCTCCGTGGTGTTTGGTGAGGAATTCAGGAGCCAGAATCCTTCATATCAACAACTTCAAATGAGGGTTTGCTCTTGGATGTAAAACTAAGAGACCGAAGCCTCTAATTTCCTTTGATTATTCATCTGAGAGCTTTTGGCCACCTGGAACAGTGCAGTGTCACCTACACCATCCAAactgcaaatgttttcattttcaatagtAATTTACCTAAATTGCCTGCTTGGCAGCTGAGAAACTCAGTTTGAAGTCAGATGGGAGGAGGTCTATCGGGAATCGAGAAGGAAGTTAGACTAGTACTTACCTCTCACATACGGTACCATTTAGTTTGACCCCGACAGCTATGCATCCGTGGGATGGCtcgccaagttttttttcttttttttttttcaatgtctgGCTGCTCTGtttatgatgttttctttgatgGTTTGAACAATATTGCAGTAATTGTAGTTCCTGATACCAAACTAAGGGGAACACAGATGCTCTGAGGTCTTTTATTGGCTGGAGGAAGACTTCCTGTTATTGCGAGGCATGCTGTTATGAATGACCACAGCACAGGATCCGCATTATTTATGTCACTGGAGCTCTGGCCATGAAGTATCCTTAGTTCTGTGGACTTCATCCAGATCTTGGCAGTGTCCCCGAGGATGCATTTACCAAAAGCTGCTGTCCGCTCTTTACCTCCATGTGCTCTTGACATGGTCATTATGACACCGCTGAACCGCCTCCCCACCTAACAAGCTCCACAGCTTCATGTACAACCGGTAACCTCAGGCAGTGGGTCAGTAGCAACTGCTGAAAATTCTGCTGCTCTAGTTGTGGGTGTCGTATCTTTTAGCACATTCGTCTCACACTGTAATGTATAGCTAAGGGATGGTACACAGTATTTCTCATTAAGGGAACTGAAGAACAACTGTATGAGAATTCATTCACAAAACTAATAATgactttttattcttttatatcTATAATCACAACTGCTTCCCTGTTTCTCACTGGAGGTTATTTGGAGACTGTACTGATCCTTCATTGAGAAGTTATTACAGTGGTCTAAAGGGTGTACTTGAACTGAAAGGCCAAACCAAACCATGACTGAAGTGTGGGAGAAATGGATGAAACCAAATCCAACCGGACTACTGTAATGGTTAAAACATAGGAGGAGGCTTACTGTAGGTTTAATCACAAAAGATCCATTGACATGGGGCATGAAATTGAATGCATTTGTGGGTCTCACTTGTTAAGTCTTGGCCTTGTGCTGTGCTGCATCTTGTTAATAGACCCCTTTGTTTGCTGATCCAATTTTCTCCTGCTCGCCCATCACAGTGTGCTGAGGTCACAGCTGAGAAGGGCTTGGTGCTCTCTGTGGATTTGTGAGCTTCTTTGGCCTCTGAGCTTAGCACCAGGGCTGCCAGACAAGTCTTACCTCACCAGTGGGGCCTGATGGGCTCACCGCCCACCCGCTGTTTCCTTAGAATATAATGGGAGCCTTAGTAGGACAAGCGCTTATTGTGAGAAATAGGCGAATGTTAAATCTTTGGCATTTGACTATGTGGTGATCGTAACCCTGCTCACCATCGAAAAGTGAATACCAAGTGTTAGATTCAGGCTTTCATCTGTCTTTTAGCTGTAGCCAATGGGAAGATGAAATTATAGATGATGTATGGGTCTCACGGGCGCAGTAGCATTATGCCTTATGTCAGTGATGTTTCTCCTCCAGGCATATATGGGAGCTGTGTGGATGGTGAAAGGCCAGGGTTACACCCCAAACCCATCTGAACTGGAACAGCTGACCGAAATTGACTCCAGAATACGCCTTCTCCTTTCTGATGAAGAACATCTCTCGGTGCAAAGCTTCTATACAGACCTAAGCATGTCTCAGGTATGTGCCGATCAGCGCTATATTGTCAAGTAGCTCTGGGATCTCTTTGAGTGCCATTAAGCTCTCCCAAACGCATCGAGGGCTGCTCTGAGTCAAAGTCATTAGTCCTCATTACAAGGTCAGTGCAGGAGGTCATTGATGGCAGCTTCTTGTAAAATCTTTTGCAATTGACCCTCAGGGACTAAGGCCCTTTCTCAATGGGGAAAAACAGTATTGTGTAAGTTTTGTTCTAATTATGGAACTAAAGGTTAGAGGACGATTCTAGAAATCCTGTGCATCATATTCCTCAGGTTAATGTTACAAtgtaaacatatatattttttaaatcatcattaTGCTACCTTAGTAGTGCAACATCCAAGCAGGGAATTTCTAGGTTAAAGACATTTTATACATTGATTTTCAGCAGTGGAAATGGggttttgctgctttttcacTTCTCTGTCCTTAACAGTGACattgatatttttcatttttcctcactTGTGAACTTACACACAACAGCTCGTATTGCAATATTTTGTCTGTTCCCCAAACTTCATGAA
It contains:
- the fsip1 gene encoding fibrous sheath-interacting protein 1 — encoded protein: MKITKGSLDDISLPASCTKTSSPVFSVPFSHVDRSFPTQPQSAVALTSDTTDMQDHSSSEEKMKNSSGRGPDKDQDHVDASDEEDEDSKLQKALDEIRRLDEILSAMMSREKEVKRQGKELREKMWQELQQNDPKLGSQSAHEAANTRLFLALEVRSGLKEEADVEPVFETELLDQEYDIGHTEQSDTQLDGTTELFEVDHEDTVQDQSEGNDCRASKATKKHTKNFVNKLVSSKGGQMLMTQAEKERLAMLLRDVEEEEDGSARDADDEAYMGAVWMVKGQGYTPNPSELEQLTEIDSRIRLLLSDEEHLSVQSFYTDLSMSQGYGSEASWELDGDPQPGEKVLQDVRERQEQERRLQEIEQQLETLDQGHEMTNESATLTEEQLHRLLEECERTQSRTQDFWTGDTTSQHSISDTDSPLLSEALLSQLLHDTYTTSFSGLESGTCQE